DNA from Acidobacteriota bacterium:
TCGAGCTGGAGATCGAGGCCGAGCCGGCGCAGCCGCGCGCCGCCGAGGACGCCGACCTGGTCGCGGTTGTAGAGGGCGACGAGCTCCGAGTCGGCCCCGGCCACCCAGGCGTTGCGGCTCTTGAACCAGGTCAGGGTCAGGAACTCGCCGTCGGCCCGGGACCCGGCCGTGGCGCTCAGCCGCAGGCTCGACAGGGTGTCGTAGTAGGTGTTGTAGCCGGCCGAGGCGTCCAGGCTGAACTTCGCCCGGGGATAGAACCGGAGCGTCCCGGTGATCTCCGAGAAACGCGGCGGCCGGCCGTCGACCGGGTAGATCGACAGGGGTCCGTCCTCCGGCGAAAAGTAATAGGTCTGGCCCAGGCCGAGCGAGAAGACCTCGACCGACCGGCCGCCGGCGCCCTTGAAGAGGAAGCGGTCGGTGACGCCGTAGCTGACCTGGTGGTAGCGGAAAAAACCGTAGTTGGTGACGACGCGGTCGCTGGCGTTGGTCGGGCTGTCGTAGGAATAGGTGACATAGGGCTCGATGATGTTCTTGAGCCGGGCCCGGCCGCTCCGGCCGTAGAAGAGCCGGTAGAAGACCGGGCCGACGATCTCGACGGCGGCCGCCAGGTTGCGGGTGAACAGCGGCTCGGCGACGATGGCCCCCGTCCCGGCCGGGTCGAGGCTCTGGCCGTAATAGCTGAGGTTGGCCGTGACCGTCGTCGTCGCCGTGAGCCAGGGGATCGAGGAGAAGGGCAGGCTCAGCGACGGGCTCAGGGTCAGGCGGGTCGAGCGCCTCTCCGTCCCGGCCTGGTATTGCGACTTCCAGCCGTACTGGGAGCGGACGAGCGAGGCGGCCAGGGAGAAGTAGACCGGGGCGAAGAGCCTGGTCTTGAAGACGTTGAAGTTGACCTGGGGCAGGGAGGTCGAGACATTGGAGTCGCCGGCCTGGGAGAAGTAGGTCTCGAAGCGCGAGGCCCGGACGCTCAGGTTGAACCGGCGCCACGACCGCGTCACGTAGGCCTGGGACGTCCGGGTGTAGGACAGGGCCCGCTGGAAGTTGTTGTCGAACTCGCGCAGGAAGCTGAACGAGGTCTGGTAATCGACGTTGGCCGCCAGGGAGAAGCCCAGGGGCAGGGCCTGGGTGTGATCGAGGCGGATGATCGAGGAATTGCCGGGCCGGGCGCCGTCGGCCTGCCGCCGGGAGATGAAATAATAGAGGTTGAGGTCGCCCCTGGTCCCGCCGGGGAAGAGATAGCGATACTCGAGGCCGGCGCCGGTGCCGCGCTTCGAGTAGACGTCGATCCCGGCGGTCAGATCCATGTTCGGGGCGATGGCCCAGTAATAGCTCTCGGTGACGGACAGGCCCTTCTCGCCGCCGTAGCCGAACTGCGGCGCGAGGAAGCCCGAGGCCCGGTCCTTCAGCGGATAGCGGAGGTAGGGCAGATAGAGGACGGGGACGCTTTTGATCCGGACGACGGCGTCCCACATCTCGACGTACTCGCCCTTCTGGAGCTTGGCCCTGGACAGGCCGAAGCTCCAGCGCGGATTGGGCTGGGTGCAGGCGGTCAGGCGGGCCTTCCTCAGGGCATAGACGTCGGCCTGCCGGCGCTCGAACGTCTCGGCTTCGAAGAGGATGGAGGGCTCGACCAGGCCGGAGGCCCGTTCGATCGTCCCCCGGCCCGTCCCGAGGTTGTAGAAGGCGCGCTCGGCCCGGACGACCTCGCCGGACGCCTGGACGACGACGTTGCCTTCGGCCCGGACATCCTTGGTTTCGAGATCGTACTCGACGCGGTCGGCGAAAACCAGGACGTCGCCGTAATGGACCTCGACGTCTCCGGCCGCGTAGACGCGCTCGCCGGCCCGCTGCTGGCTTCGGGACAGGATCCGGACCTCCGTCGCGGAGCCCGGCCCGGGCGCGGCGGGCGACACGGGCGGCACGGCGGTCGAAGTGGATTGACCGAAGAGAACGGGCGGACGCGGCATCCCGGTCAGGCATAGCGCGACGGCCAGGGCAGGGAGGAATATCCGCCGGGGGCAAGACTCCATCGGCTGATTTGTAGCACAGGAAAAAGGGAGAAGCAAACAGGCCTGACGGGGGGCGGCCTGGTCAGCAATGGGCGGAATTCCGGGACATGACCCTTTTCTCCAGAAAAGGGATCGTGTCCCGCGAATTCCGTGTCCGTCAGGACTCGGGCGGGTCGTCCTTCAATTCCTTCTTCAGCGCCCGGAACAGGCTCAGGAGCCCCGAGGCGACGCCGAGGACGGTGAAGATGAGCAGGAGCCAGGGCGCCGTGCCCAGCCAGCGGTCAAGGAAATAGCCCATGAACAGTCCCACGGCGATCGATGACGGCAGGATCAGGCCGATCGAGGTCAGCTCGGCCAGCCGCCGGAAATCCGGGCCGTGGGGCTTCTTCTCCATCTCCATCAGGCGGCCTCCGTACCCCGGCCCCGGGCCGTATCCTTCGCGGCCCCGGGCTTGGCCGCCCAGGCCCCGCCCTCGTTGACCAGCGCGTTCCAGCCGAAGCCGAAGCCGAAGGCCAGGCAGAAGAGCTTGAAGAACGCCTCGAAGTCCCGGCCGCCGGCGCCGGCCTCGAACTTGGGGAAGATGACCAGGGCCAGGATCAGCCCGACGGCCAGCGAGGCCAGGGCCGAATAGAGGTAGCGGCGGTTGAAGCCGCGGACCCGGCCGCCCTTCACCTGTCGCAGCCAGGGCAGGACCGTCCGGGCCAGGATGCCGGCCAGCAGCCCCGCGAATTTTACCAGGAATTCCGTCGACATGGCGTCTCTCCTCCCGGGCGCGCTGTCATTCCCGGGCTTATTCTCGGAAAGGAGCCGGAAGAAGTCAAGGAAGCGCGCCCCACTCCCTAATACGTGCTTTCGCCGGGATCGGCGGGACATGCTATAATCCGGATGTCATGACGATCGAGGAGCAAGGCCTGTCCGAAGACCGCTTGCTGCGGCGCATCCCCTTCGAGATCGCCGGCCTGGCGGCCGTCCTGGCCGTCCCGGCCGCCCTGCTTTTCGACGCCGCGACCGGCATCTTCTTCTTCGCCGGCGGGCTCTTTTCGGCCCTCGGCTTCCTCTGGCTCAAGCAGTCGCTGACCCGCTTGCTGGCCAAGGGCGAGCGGGGCGCGCGCCGCTCCGGCATCCTTCTCTACGCCCTCCGGCTCGTGTTGATTTGCGCCGTCTTTTTCCTTATAATTTTATTCTATCCGAAGAAGCTACTCGCTTTCGTCGCGGGCTTCTCCGCGGTCGTGCCGGTAACGCTCATCGAGGCCGTGCGGGGTCTTCTTCGCGTGAAAACATGGAAGGTTTAGAGCACAGCCTCTGGATCGTCGAGGCCTTCAACCGCGTCTTCGGCCCGCCCGTCGCCGCGCTGCTCGGCCTCTTCGGCCTCAAGGTCGATCCTTTCCACGCCATCCCCGATTACCTGGTCATGATCATCATCGTGGCCGTCGTCGTCCCGGTCCTTCTCCGGCTCCTCGCCCGCAAGCCGGACGTGGTGCCGAGCCGGCGCCAGACCGTGGCCGAGATGATCGTCCAGCTGTTCGAGGGCATCGTCACCGACGCCATGGGCCCGGAAGGCCGCAAGTACGTCCCTGTCGTCGGCGGGGTCGGGCTGTTCATCTTCGCCAGCAACATGATCGGCCTCATCCCCGGCTTCATGTCGCCGACGAGCAAGCTCAACGTCACGGTCGGCTGCGCCCTGGTCGTCTTCTTCTACTACCACGCCGAGGGGGTCAAGGCCCAGGGGATCAAGTACTTCAAGCAGTTCCTGGGCGAGATCCCGGCCCTGGCCCCGCTGATGCTGCCGATCGAGATCATCAGCCATTTCTCCCGGCCGGTCTCCCTGTCGATGCGGCTTTTCTGCAACATCTTCGCCGAGGAGCTGCTGATCCTGATCATGGCCTCGATCGTCCCCTTCCTGCTGCCGCTGCCGTTCATGGCCCTGTCCATCTTCACCTCGGTCATCCAGGCCTACGTCTTCGTCCTGCTCTCCTGCGTCTATCTCGCGGGCGCCGTCGCCCATGAACACGAGCACTCAAACTAAAGGAGTTCGTCCATGTCCAAGAGAGTCAAAGCCCTGTGGTTGATGGCCTTCGGCGTCGCCCTCACGGCCCTGCCTGCCCTGGCCCAGGAAGGCGGCCCGGCCGAGCTGGCCAAGCCCCGGGCCGACCTGTTCAAGCTGTCTCTCATCGTCGGCGGCGCCGTCATCACCCTGGCGGTCATCGCCGGCGCCATCTGCCAGTCCAGGGCCATCTGCTCAGCCTGCGAGGGGATCTCCCGCAACCCGTCCGGCGCCCCCGCCATCCGCGGCCTGCTCATCCTGGGCCTCGTCCTGATCGAGACCCTGGTCATTTACGCCCTGCTCATCACCATCATCATCCTGATGGTCCAGTGGGGCAAGTACGTCTGAGCCTGAGACCCGAGGGCCGAGGCCCATCAGACCCCGGAGCGGATGACGCGATCGACGCTTTCGCTCATCGCCGCGTCCTTCAGGCGGTTCAACGGGGACAAGTGTTGGACCTCGGCCGTCGTCATCTCGTATTTCTCGCTCCTCTGCAGCGTCCCCCTGATCGCCCTGTTCTTCGCCGCCGCCGGGCGGTTCCTGGGCGACACGGAGATGGCCCTGCGGAGCCTGAACATCTTCACGGATGAGTTCTTCGCCCGGCTCGACCCGGGCTTCTTCAAGAGTCTCGCGGGCCTGACCGGTGCGGCTCGCGATCTCGGGCTCTTCGGCGTCATCGGCTCGCTCGTCTCGGCCTCGTTCCTGTTCTCGAGCCTGATCAGCGCGATCAACCAGATCTTCCGGACGACCTACCACCGGTCCTTCATCTACAACCGGCTGATCGAGTTCATGATGATGGCCGTCGTCGGCGTCTTCATGCTCTTTTCCCTGGCCATGACGGCTGCCTGGACGGCCATCGGCCAGGCCATCGAGAAGAGCGGCCTGGCGGTCGCGACCCTCAATCCCGAGGCCCTGAAGGCCCTCAACAACGTCTTCCTGAAATACCTGATCCCCTATTTCCTGACCTTCCTGATGTTCTTCATCCTGTACAAGTTCATCCCGGAGGTCAAGGTCCACACCCGGGCCGGGACCATCCCGGCCCTTATCGCCGCCCTGATCTTCGAGGTCTTCAAGCGGGCTTTCGCCTTCTACGTCGTCCACTTTTCCGCGGTCGGCATCGTCCTGAGCAAGCTCCTGCAGGGCACGCTGACCTCGGTCCTTTTCTTCGTGCTCTGGGTGACCTCGTCGATGATCATCCTGCTCTGGGGCGCGGAGCTGGCCGCCCTGCTCAACGAGAAGTACGACGCGGCGGCCGCCGCGAAAGCGCGGAAAACCCCTCCGCCCGCCCTCAAAACGGCCTGAGAAGGTTTCCCCGGCAGGAATCCTGGAAACGGGAGAAGAACCTTGTTCCCCCCGGAAACCGTCCGGATCGCGACGGAACGGCCCGGAGGAACGCCTCGGAGCGGGCGTTTTCGGCGATCAGATGTGCTTGTTGATCAGGTCGACGAGCTTGGCCTTGGGCAAAACTCCGACCGCTTTATCTTTCAGCTCCCCGCCCTTGAACAGGATCAGGGTCGGGATGGCCATGATGCCGTAGGTCTGCGGCGTCCGGGGGTTCTCGTCCACGTTCATCTTGACGACCTTGAGCTTGCCCTTGTGGGCCTCGGCGATCTCCTCGACCACGGGGCCGATCATCATGCAGGGGCCGCACCAGGGAGCCCAGAAATCCACCAGGACGGGCAGGTCGGACTTGAGCACCTCGGCGTCGAAGCTGGCGTCGGTTCCGGTCAGAATGGCGTCGGACATGAGCGCGTCTCCAATTCCTAGCACTTTGGTAGTATTTGAATTCCAATCATAGCGGCCGGCCGGCGCGTTGTCAAGCGGACGGCCTCGCTCCCGCGCCCAGCCTGGTATCCGAAGGCCATCCTTTATTAACCTTCCCCTCCACAGTCGGCGGACAGGGTCTATGATGCCGGGCCTATAACGATCATCATTCGGCCCAGCCGAGCTTTTCCTTGACCAAGTCGTAGTAGCTGCGGCGGGGCGACGTGACGAGCTGGAGATCGAACGGCGCCTTGCGGATCTCGACCACGTCGTTGCGGACCATGACCCCGCCGCGCTGGCCGTCGAAGGTCACGTGTACCTCTTCCCCTCCCGTCAGCAGCCGGACGCTGATCGTCGACTCCGAAGGCACGGCCAGGGGCCGGAGGGACAGGGTGTGGGGGCAGATCGGCGTCACGAGGATGGCCGGGACCTGGGGGTGGACGATCGGCCCTCCGGCCGAGAGCGAGTAGGCCGTCGAGCCCGTCGGCGTGGCGACGATCAGGCCGTCGGCCTTGAGGTCGGCCACGTCCCGGCCGTCGATGATCAGGGCCATCTCGATCATGCGGGCCTTGGCCCCCTTGGTGATGACGACGTCGTTCAGGCAGAATCCCGCCGCCGAGGAGGTCCGGGCCTCGAGGAGCCCGCGGGAGCTGACCAGGGACGCATCCCCGCCGAGGAACCTGTCGAGCGTCGGCGCGACCTCGGTGACCGGGATCTCGGTCAGGAAGCCCAGGCGGCCCAGGTTGACGCCCATGACCGGGACTCCCGCCCGGGCGGCGTGGTGGGCCACGCTGAGGAGCGTGCCGTCGCCGCCGAGGACGACGACCAGGTCCGAGGCCGCGGCGATGGCCGGGCGTTCCAGCCCGTCGGGGCGCCCGAGCTTCCGGGCCGCCACGTCCTCGAGAACGCAGGCGATGCCGCGGCCCTCGAAGTACTCGACCACGATCTTGAGGATGCCCTCGACCGAAGGGGCGTGGGGCTTGATGACGATGCCGGCCTTGCGCACGCTATTCATGGCGGACCGCCTCCTTGATCCATTCCGGGACGCGCTCGGCGTTGAGGGCCGGCGTTCCCTTGACCCACCAGGCGAAGAACTCGACGTTGCCCTTCTGTCCGTGCGTCGAGCAGCGGATGAGCCCCTTGAGACCGAAGCCCATCGCCCGGGCTTCCGCGACGGCGCGCTCGAGGACCGCGGCGTGGACCGCCGGGTCCCTGACTACGCCCTTCTTCCCGACGTCCTTCGGCCCGGCCTCGAACTGCGGCTTGATGAGCGAGACCAGGGTCCAGTCCCCGGGGACGGCCGCCAGGGCCGGCAGGATCTTGACGACCGAGATGAACGAGACGTCCATGGTGATGATGCCGGGCGGTTCGGGGATATCGGCCGGGGCGAGCGCCCGGGCGTTCTTCTCGATCGGGACGACCCGCGGGTCCTTAGACAGGTTCCAGTCGAGCTGCCTGGTATCGACGTCGACGGCGTAAACCCGGGCCGCGCCACGCTTCAGCAGGCAATCGACGAAGCCGCCGGTCGAGGCCCCGATATCGAGCCCGACAAGCCCCGTGACGTCGATGGCGAACCGCTCCAGGGCCTCCTGAAGCTTGAGGCCGCCGCGGCTGACGAAGGGAAGCGGATGCGCCACCTCGAGCGGCGCCCCGGCGTCGAGGAGTTCGCCCGGCTTGCCGACCGCCCGGCCGCCGCTCGTCACCAGGCCGGCCATGATCAGAGCCTGGGCTTTCTCCCGGCTGGGCGCGAGACCCCGGCCGGCCAGGAGCCTATCCGCGCGCTCTTTCACCGGCCCCTCCGGCGGGCGCCGCCCCGTAGAATTCCCGGATCCTCCGAACGATCCCCGCGACGTCGAGGCCGAGCCCGGCCCGGATCTCGTCGGACTTGCCCAGGGGGTAGGCCTCGACGGGCAGGCCGAGCGACATGAAGCGGATGCCGAACCGGCCCTCCCGGTCGAGGAGCCCGCGCACGGCGCTTCCGGCGCCGCCCTCGACGATTCCTTCCTCGAGGGTTACGACGGTCCGGCCGGGAGCCGCGAAGCGGAGGATGAGGTCGCGGTCGAGCGGCTGGACGAACCGGGCATTGGCCACGGCCAGGGAGATGCCCTCCTTCTCGAGCTCGCGGGCCGCTTCGAGCGCCGGGGCGGCCATCGTGCCCGCGGCGAAGAGGAGGTCGCGGCCGTCCTTGAGGAGCTCGCCCCGGCCCAGGGGCAGGACCTCGAGCGCCTCGTCCATCGGCACGCCCAGGCCCTTGGCCTTGGGGAAGCGGACCGAGGCCGGGTGCCCGTAGGCGAGGCCCGACCAGATCATGTGCTGGAGCTCGTTCTCGTCCTTGGGGGCCATGATGATCATGTTCGGCATCTGCCGCATGTAGGCCAGGTCGTTGACGCCCTGGTGCGTCGGCCCGTCGTCGGGCACGACCCCGGCCCGGTCGAGGGCGAAGACGACGGGCAGGTCCATCAGGGCGACGTCGTGGTAGATCTGGTCGTAGGCCCGCTGGAGGAAGGTCGAGTAGATGGCCACGACCGGCTTGAGCCCGGCCAAGGCCAGCCCGGCGGCGAAGGTCACGGCGTGCTGCTCGGCGATGCCGACGTCGAAGAACCGGTCCGGGAGCTTCTCGGAGAATTCCCGCAGGCCGGTGCCCTCGCCCATGGCCGCCGAGATGGCCAGGACCTTCGCGTCCTTCCGGGCGATCTTGATCATCGCCCCGCCGAACGCGCTCGAGAAGGACGGGCCCCAGTCCTTCTGCAGGGGCTCGCCGGTGGCCACCTTGAACGGCCCGAGGCCGTGGAATTTCTCCGGGTGGGTCCGGGCCGGCTGGAAGCCCTTGCCCTTCTGGGTTACGCACTGGATGAGGACGGGGCCGTCGATCGTCTTGGCCGTCTCGAAGGCGTCGACCAGGGACCGGATGTTGTGGCCGTGGACCGGCCCGATGTAGCGGATGCCCAGCTCCCGGAAGACATAGCCGGGGAAGAGCATCTTCTTGACCAGCTCCTCCATGGCCCGGCCGGCCTTGATGACATGGTCGCCCAGCCGCGGCACCTTCCGCAGGATCGACTTAGCCTGGTCCTTCATCCGGATGTAGCGGTGGCCGGAGACGAGGTAGGAAAAGTACTTCGACCAGGCCCCGACGTTGAGCGAGATGGACATCTCGTTGAAGTTCAGGACGATGATCAGCCGCTCGCGCAGGTGGCCGATCTGGTTGAGGGCTTCCAGGGCGACGCCGCCCGTCAGGCTGCCGTCGCCGACGACGGCGACCACGTGGTGCCTGTCCCCGGCCTTGTCGCGGGCCACGGCCAGGCCCAGGGCGGCCGACAGGGCCGTCGAGGCGTGGCCGGTGTTGAAGACGTCGTGCGCGCTCTCCTCTCGGCAGGGGAAGCCGAGGATGCCGCCGCGGCGCCGCAGCCCGCCGAAGCGGTCCTTGCGGCCGGTCAGTATCTTGTGGGTGTAGCACTGGTGGCCGACGTCCCAGACGATCTTGTCCCGGGGCGAGTCGAAGGCCAGGTGCAGGGCCAGGGTCAGCTCGACGGCGCCCAGGTTCGAGGCCAGGTGGCCTCCGTTCCGGGCCACCGTATCCAGGATGAGGGCGCGGATCTCCATGGCCAGGGTCGAGAGCTCCTCCGGCGAGAGCTTGCGCAGGTCGGCCGGCTCGCGGACGGAGTCAAGGATCTTGGCCATGGCCTGGCGCCGGGATCAGGCGTTCCCGCCCTCGTCCCCGGTCCCCTCGTCCTCGCCCGCCTCGGCCTCGAACTCCTCGGCCTTGAGCTTGCCCTGCTCGTCCTTGAGCAGGATCTCGACCTTGCGCTCGGCCTTGTCCAGCTCGCCGCGGAGGAAGCGCGACATCTTGACGCCCTTCTCGAACAGGGCCAGCGACTCGTTGAGGGAGATGCCGCCCTTCTCCAGCTTGGCCACGATCTGCTCGAGCTCGGCCAGGGCCTTCTCGAACGTCAGGTTGGTCATGATCCCTCCTTCAGGAACCGGGACTCCAGGAGCTTCTTGCGGTCGACCGAATCGACCCGGGCCCGGAACTCGCCCTTGAAGAACGTCACCTCGACGGTCTCGCCGGGCTCGATGTCCTCGATCCGGCGGGCCAGGCGCAGGCCCCCGTCCTTCCAGACGAGCGTGTAGCCCTTCTTGAGGACGGCCAGCGGGCTCAGGGCGTCGAGGGCGGCCGTCAGCCGGTCCCAGGACGCCCGGTGCTCGCCCAGGGTACGGCGCAGGACGTTGGCCAGCCTCTCGGCGGCCAGGAGCGCCGCGCCCTTGTGGGCGGCGATGGCCCGCTGCTCGCCCCGGATGACGTTCCGGCCCCGGGTCTCGAGGTCGTCGACCCTGCGGGCCAGGTTGGCCAGCCGGACCTGGAAGTTCTGGAAGATGCGGTGCCTGGCCAGCTCGTCGACCTCGCTCCGCCGGCGCTGGGCCCCGAAGCGGAGGCTGTCGGCCAGCCGCCGCGTCAGCGCCCCGATCCGCTCGGCGAAGGCCGCCTCGGTCTCGATGACCATCTCCGCGGCCGCCGAGGGCGTCGAGGCCCGGACGTCGGCGACGAAGTCGGCGATGGTGAAGTCGACCTCGTGGCCGACGGCGGAGATGACCGGCACGGGCGAGCGGGCGATGGCCCGGGCCACCGGCTCCTCGTTGAAGGCCCAGAGGTCCTCGATCGAGCCGCCGCCGCGGCCGACGATGAGGACGTCGATCCCCGGCCAGGCCCCCAGGGCGTCGACGCCTTCGACGATCTCGGCCGCCGCGCCCTCGCCCTGGACCCGGGCGGGATAGATGACGACGTGGAGCCTGGCGTAGCGGCGCTCGAGGATGCGCAGGATGTCGCGCAGGGCGGCGCCGGTCGGCGAGGTGACGACGCCGATCGTCTTCGGCCGGAGCGGCAGCTTCCTCTTGCGGGCCTCGTCGAACAGGCCCTCGGCCCGGAGCTTCTCCTTGAGCTGCTCGAAGGCGATCTGGAGCGCGCCCTTGCCCTTGGGCTCGACCAGATCGACGTAGAGCTGGTAGTCGCCGCGGGGCTCGTAGACGCTGACCTTGCCCCGGCAGACGACCTTCATCCCGTCCTTGAGCTCGAACGGGACCTTGCGGGCCGTCGACTGCCACATGACGGCCTTGATGACGCTCTTCTCGTCCTTGAGGCTGAAGAAAACGTGGCCCGAGGCGGCCTTCTTGTAGCCTGAGACCTCGCCTTCGACCCAGACCTGGGGCAGGGCCACCTCGAGCGCGGTCTTGACGATCTCGGTGACCTGCGAGACCGTGTAGACATGGTCCTTGACGACCAGGCCCTCAGTCTTCGTGACCGTCCTCCGCCAGGATCTCCCGGACGATCGACCGGGCCCGGCCGGTCTCCGGGTCGATCGCGATGTAGACGCCCGACAGGAACAGGCCGTCTTTCGACGGCTCGAAGCGCTGCGGCCGGGAGGTCAGGAAGCGGGCCAGGGCCTGCTCGCGGGCCATGCCGATGACCGCGTTGCGGCCGCCGACCATGCCGGCATCGGTGATGTAGGCCGTCCCCTGGGGCAGGACCCGCTCGTCCGCCGTCGGGACATGGGTGTGCGTGCCCAGGACGGCCGAAACCCGGCCGTCGAGGTGCCAGCCGAGGGCCTGCTTCTCGGAGGTGGCCTCGGCGTGGAAATCGACGATGATGATCGGGGTCACGGCCCGCAGGGCCGCGACCTCCTCGTCGGCCCGCTTGAACGGGCAGTCGATGGGCTCCATGAAGACCCGCCCCTGCAGGCTTAGGACGGCCGCCTTGAGCCCGTCGGCCGCCTGGAAGATGTAGGACGAGCGGCCGGGATTGACCGGCGGATAGTTGGCCGGCCGCAGGAGCCGCGGCTCGCGCTCGAGGTAGGGCAGGGCGTCCTTCTTGTCCCAGATGTGGTTGCCCGAGGTCAGGACGTCGACGTGCATGAACAGGTCCTTGCCGATGTCCTCGGTGATGCCGCTGCCGCCGGCAGAATTCTCGCCGTTGGCGACGACGATGGACGGCCTGTACTTCTTGACGAGGCCGGGCAGGAACTTCTCCAGGGCCCGCCGCCCCGGCCGGCCCATGATGTCGCCAAGGAAGAGGCAGCCGAACTCAGCGGGCATATTCGACCGCCCTCATCTCGCGGATGACCGTGACCTTGATCTGGCCGGGGTAGTCGAGCTCGGCCTTGATCTTGGCCGCCGTGTCCTTGGCCAGCAGGGCCGCCTTGTCGTCCGAGACCTTGAGGGCTTCGACGATGATGCGGATCTCGCGGCCGGCCTGCAAGGCGAAGGCCTTGGAGACGCCCTCGAACGAGCTGGCGATCTCCTCGAGCTTCTCCAGCCGCTGGATGTAGGTCTCCAGCAGCTCGCGCCGGGCCCCGGGCCGGGCGGCCGAGAGCGTGTCGGCGGCCTGGACGAGGACGGCCTCGATGGACGGGAAGTCGACGTCGCGGTGGTGCGAGGCGATGGCCTGGACGACCCTCTCCGACTCGCCGTACTTCTTGGCCAGCTCGACGCCGAGCTCGGTGTGCGTCCCCTCGACGTCCCGGTCGACGGCCTTGCCGATGTCGTGGAGCAGGCCGGCCCGCAGGGCGACGTTGGTGTCTAGGCCGATCTCGCGGGCCATCATGGCCGCGAGCATGGCCACTTCCTTGGTGTGCTGGAGGACGTTCTGGCCGTAGCTCGTCCGGTACTTGAGCTTGCCCAGGAGCTTGATCAGCTCGGGATGGATGTCCCGGACCTTGAGCTCCAGGACGGCCGATTCGCCCTCCTGCTTGATCTTCTGCTCGAGGTCGGCCTTGACCGACTCGACGATGTCCTCGATGCGGGCCGGGTGGATGCGCCCGTCGGTGACCAGCTTCTGGATGGACAGGCGCGCCAGCTCGCGGCGGATGGGGTCGAAGCTCGACAGGATGACCGCCTCCGGCGTGTCGTCGACGATGATGTCGACGCCGGTGGCCATCTCCAGGGCCCGGATGTTCCGGCCCTCGCGGCCGATGATCCGCCCCTTCATGTCGTCCGACGGCAGGTCGACGACCGAGACCGTGGTCTCGGTGACGTGCTCGGCGGCGGAGCGCTGGATGGCGTTGGTGATGATCTCCCGGGCCGAGACGGCGGCCTTTTCCCTGGTCTCGTCCTCGATCCGTCGGACCGTGGCGATGGCTTCGAGCCGGGCCTCGTCCTCGATCTTCTTGATCAGCGTGGCCTTGGCCTCTTCCTGGGTCATGCCGGAGATCCGCTCGAGCTCCTGGAGGCCCTTCTGGATGGCCTCGGCGATCTTGGCCTCCTCGACCTCGAGGTCCTTTTCCGTCTGGGTGAGCTTGCGCTCCTTCTGGGAGAGATCGCGCTCCTTGCGCTCGACCGACTGGAACCGCCGCTCCAGGTTCTCCTCCTTGCTGAGCAGCCGGCGCTCGGTCTCGTTGATCTTCCGCTGCTTCTCCCGGTTCTGGGCCTCGAATTCGTTCTGGCGGACCAGGTCTTTTTCGCGGGCCTCGATGCCCGCTTCCCTCTTGATCTTCTCCCCGTCCTCACGGGCCCG
Protein-coding regions in this window:
- the lptD gene encoding LPS assembly protein LptD is translated as MPRPPVLFGQSTSTAVPPVSPAAPGPGSATEVRILSRSQQRAGERVYAAGDVEVHYGDVLVFADRVEYDLETKDVRAEGNVVVQASGEVVRAERAFYNLGTGRGTIERASGLVEPSILFEAETFERRQADVYALRKARLTACTQPNPRWSFGLSRAKLQKGEYVEMWDAVVRIKSVPVLYLPYLRYPLKDRASGFLAPQFGYGGEKGLSVTESYYWAIAPNMDLTAGIDVYSKRGTGAGLEYRYLFPGGTRGDLNLYYFISRRQADGARPGNSSIIRLDHTQALPLGFSLAANVDYQTSFSFLREFDNNFQRALSYTRTSQAYVTRSWRRFNLSVRASRFETYFSQAGDSNVSTSLPQVNFNVFKTRLFAPVYFSLAASLVRSQYGWKSQYQAGTERRSTRLTLSPSLSLPFSSIPWLTATTTVTANLSYYGQSLDPAGTGAIVAEPLFTRNLAAAVEIVGPVFYRLFYGRSGRARLKNIIEPYVTYSYDSPTNASDRVVTNYGFFRYHQVSYGVTDRFLFKGAGGRSVEVFSLGLGQTYYFSPEDGPLSIYPVDGRPPRFSEITGTLRFYPRAKFSLDASAGYNTYYDTLSSLRLSATAGSRADGEFLTLTWFKSRNAWVAGADSELVALYNRDQVGVLGGARLRRLGLDLQLEADYNIKDSKLLYTGALATYHYQCVDINVDVRAFYFRAKTDTQVRVSVGLGSIGRSLDFLGGFGL
- a CDS encoding AtpZ/AtpI family protein; this translates as MEMEKKPHGPDFRRLAELTSIGLILPSSIAVGLFMGYFLDRWLGTAPWLLLIFTVLGVASGLLSLFRALKKELKDDPPES
- a CDS encoding ATP synthase subunit I, yielding MTIEEQGLSEDRLLRRIPFEIAGLAAVLAVPAALLFDAATGIFFFAGGLFSALGFLWLKQSLTRLLAKGERGARRSGILLYALRLVLICAVFFLIILFYPKKLLAFVAGFSAVVPVTLIEAVRGLLRVKTWKV
- the atpB gene encoding F0F1 ATP synthase subunit A — its product is MEGLEHSLWIVEAFNRVFGPPVAALLGLFGLKVDPFHAIPDYLVMIIIVAVVVPVLLRLLARKPDVVPSRRQTVAEMIVQLFEGIVTDAMGPEGRKYVPVVGGVGLFIFASNMIGLIPGFMSPTSKLNVTVGCALVVFFYYHAEGVKAQGIKYFKQFLGEIPALAPLMLPIEIISHFSRPVSLSMRLFCNIFAEELLILIMASIVPFLLPLPFMALSIFTSVIQAYVFVLLSCVYLAGAVAHEHEHSN
- a CDS encoding ATP synthase F0 subunit C, whose amino-acid sequence is MSKRVKALWLMAFGVALTALPALAQEGGPAELAKPRADLFKLSLIVGGAVITLAVIAGAICQSRAICSACEGISRNPSGAPAIRGLLILGLVLIETLVIYALLITIIILMVQWGKYV
- a CDS encoding YihY/virulence factor BrkB family protein, with protein sequence MTRSTLSLIAASFRRFNGDKCWTSAVVISYFSLLCSVPLIALFFAAAGRFLGDTEMALRSLNIFTDEFFARLDPGFFKSLAGLTGAARDLGLFGVIGSLVSASFLFSSLISAINQIFRTTYHRSFIYNRLIEFMMMAVVGVFMLFSLAMTAAWTAIGQAIEKSGLAVATLNPEALKALNNVFLKYLIPYFLTFLMFFILYKFIPEVKVHTRAGTIPALIAALIFEVFKRAFAFYVVHFSAVGIVLSKLLQGTLTSVLFFVLWVTSSMIILLWGAELAALLNEKYDAAAAAKARKTPPPALKTA
- the trxA gene encoding thioredoxin, which encodes MSDAILTGTDASFDAEVLKSDLPVLVDFWAPWCGPCMMIGPVVEEIAEAHKGKLKVVKMNVDENPRTPQTYGIMAIPTLILFKGGELKDKAVGVLPKAKLVDLINKHI
- a CDS encoding NAD(+)/NADH kinase, coding for MNSVRKAGIVIKPHAPSVEGILKIVVEYFEGRGIACVLEDVAARKLGRPDGLERPAIAAASDLVVVLGGDGTLLSVAHHAARAGVPVMGVNLGRLGFLTEIPVTEVAPTLDRFLGGDASLVSSRGLLEARTSSAAGFCLNDVVITKGAKARMIEMALIIDGRDVADLKADGLIVATPTGSTAYSLSAGGPIVHPQVPAILVTPICPHTLSLRPLAVPSESTISVRLLTGGEEVHVTFDGQRGGVMVRNDVVEIRKAPFDLQLVTSPRRSYYDLVKEKLGWAE
- a CDS encoding TlyA family RNA methyltransferase is translated as MKERADRLLAGRGLAPSREKAQALIMAGLVTSGGRAVGKPGELLDAGAPLEVAHPLPFVSRGGLKLQEALERFAIDVTGLVGLDIGASTGGFVDCLLKRGAARVYAVDVDTRQLDWNLSKDPRVVPIEKNARALAPADIPEPPGIITMDVSFISVVKILPALAAVPGDWTLVSLIKPQFEAGPKDVGKKGVVRDPAVHAAVLERAVAEARAMGFGLKGLIRCSTHGQKGNVEFFAWWVKGTPALNAERVPEWIKEAVRHE